A single Garra rufa chromosome 9, GarRuf1.0, whole genome shotgun sequence DNA region contains:
- the prune gene encoding exopolyphosphatase PRUNE1, whose translation MEAYLRSCRDVIKGCSRNSPGLHVVMGNEACDMDSMVSALTFAYFLSKSLDCKRMPVPVLNIPRAEFPLRSDSIFLLRETCLSQDCLLFRDEVDLHGLHKNKQLTLTLVDHNVLPSADSELEDTVVEVIDHHLLQRPPSPSCPVTVETVGSCATLVTERIAQKAPEVLDQQVAQLLYGTIILDCVNMAPEAGKVTPKDSQYAVFLEKRFPKLPQRGALFQSLQNAKFDVSGLSTEQMLLKDMKAASGGDLKLAVSVIYMTLEAFLQRRGLQQDLCEFCHNHNYNLVVAMTISFKDNKEPFRQLAVYSSSTVYREEMSKALEKAKNPSLDLQPMSSPFPDVKAFIQGNTIASRKKVMPIITDFLKDREKTVYSSGNIEDLDLDDDSNQDQCDLQQCPEDAGIEDDTQFPPTPMNSLVEGCPLDNGLPKINPEVLVEKVSKMASMEDTSPEGQ comes from the exons GGTTGTAGTAGGAACAGCCCAGGGCTGCATGTCGTAATGGGAAATGAGGCTTGTGATATGGACTCCATGGTATCAGCCCTGACCTTCGCCTACTTTCTTTCAAAG AGTCTTGATTGTAAGAGGATGCCAGTCCCTGTACTCAACATCCCACGGGCTGAGTTCCCCTTGCGCTCTGACAGCATCTTTCTGCTGAGAGAGACCTGTCTTTCACAGGACTGCCTGCTGTTCAGGGATGAGGTGGACCTCCACGGCCTGCACAAGAACAAACAGCTTACGCTTACATTGGTTGACCACAATGTTCTCCCCAG TGCTGACAGTGAGCTGGAAGATACAGTTGTGGAAGTGATTGACCATCACCTCCTACAGAGACCTCCATCCCCCTCGTGCCCTGTCACTGTGGAGACCGTGGGCTCATGTGCCACCTTGGTGACGGAGCGCATTGCCCAAAAAGCACCTGAGGTGCTCGACCAGCAAGTGGCTCAGCTTTTATATG GTACCATTATCCTAGACTGTGTTAACATGGCACCTGAGGCAGGTAAAGTCACCCCTAAGGACAGCCAGTACGCCGTCTTTTTGGAGAAACGTTTTCCTAAACTGCCTCAGAGGGGAGCTCTCTTTCAGTCACTACAGAATGCCAAGTTTGACGTGTCCG GCCTCTCCACGGAACAGATGCTGTTGAAAGACATGAAAGCAGCATCTGGTGGGGATCTAAAATTGGCTGTCAGTGTCATTTACATGACACTAGAG GCGTTTCTTCAGAGGCGTGGACTACAGCAGGACCTCTGTGAGTTTTGCCACAATCATAACTACAACCTGGTGGTTGCCATGACAATCTCTTTCAAAGACAACAAGGAGCCCTTCCGACAGCTAGCCGTCTACAGTTCCAGCACTGTCTACAGGGAAGAG ATGAGTAAAGCACTAGAAAAAGCCAAAAACCCCAGTCTGGACCTTCAGCCAATGAGCAGTCCGTTTCCAGACGTGAAGGCCTTTATACAGGGTAACACAATAGCATCCCGCAAGAAGGTAATGCCTATAATCACAGACTTCCTGAAGGACAGGGAAAAGACAGTGTATTCAAGCGGGAACATAGAGGATCTAGATCTGGACGATGATTCCAATCAGGACCAGTGTGACTTACAACAGTGTCCCGAGGATGCTGGGATTGAGGACGATACCCAATTTCCTCCAACGCCAATGAACAGTCTGGTGGAGGGTTGTCCCTTAGACAATGGCCTACCAAAAATCAATCCTGAGGTTTTGGTAGAGAAAGTTAGCAAGATGGCCAGCATGGAGGACACATCTCCTGAGGGACAGTGA